From the Desulfuromonadales bacterium genome, one window contains:
- a CDS encoding undecaprenyl-diphosphate phosphatase: MPVISVLDAAVLGVVEGLTEFLPVSSTGHLILVSQWLGLYDDPAAKAGVDAFEIVIQSGALLAVLGIYLPSIASMLKGAAGRDPDGRNLLLQLVAGFLPAAVIGLLAGGWIKEHLFGIGPVIFALAAGGVLMIAVEWHHARKAGAAEASRLEKPIGAMTWRAALVIGFAQCLAMWPGTSRSMVTIVAARLLGFQPRAAAQFSFLLALPTLGAATIHDLLKAGPLLLQASGGAELAVGMVVSCLVAWVAVQGFLAFLNRHGMAVFGWYRIALALVLTVSLSL; encoded by the coding sequence ATGCCCGTAATCTCTGTTCTCGATGCCGCGGTGCTGGGGGTGGTCGAGGGGCTGACCGAGTTCCTGCCGGTCTCCTCGACGGGGCACCTGATCCTGGTTTCCCAGTGGCTCGGCCTCTACGACGATCCGGCGGCCAAGGCCGGCGTCGACGCCTTCGAGATCGTCATCCAGTCGGGGGCGCTGCTGGCGGTCCTCGGGATCTACCTGCCCAGCATCGCCTCGATGCTGAAGGGGGCGGCCGGCCGCGACCCGGACGGCCGCAACCTCCTGCTGCAGCTTGTCGCCGGGTTCCTCCCGGCAGCCGTCATCGGGTTGCTCGCCGGCGGCTGGATCAAGGAACACCTCTTCGGCATCGGCCCGGTGATCTTCGCTCTGGCGGCGGGCGGTGTGCTGATGATCGCGGTCGAATGGCACCACGCCCGCAAGGCCGGAGCCGCCGAGGCAAGCCGCCTGGAGAAGCCGATCGGGGCCATGACCTGGCGGGCCGCCCTGGTGATCGGCTTCGCCCAGTGCCTGGCCATGTGGCCGGGCACCAGCCGCTCCATGGTGACCATCGTTGCCGCCCGGCTGCTGGGTTTTCAGCCCCGGGCGGCGGCCCAGTTCAGCTTCCTCCTCGCCCTCCCCACCCTCGGTGCCGCGACCATCCACGACCTCCTGAAGGCGGGCCCGCTGCTGCTGCAGGCGAGCGGCGGGGCGGAACTGGCCGTCGGGATGGTCGTCTCCTGCCTCGTCGCCTGGGTCGCCGTGCAGGGGTTCCTCGCCTTCCTGAACCGCCACGGCATGGCCGTCTTCGGCTGGTACCGAATCGCCCTGGCTTTGGTGCTGACCGTCTCGCTCAGCCTCTGA